Proteins from a single region of Candidatus Micrarchaeia archaeon:
- a CDS encoding NlpC/P60 family protein: protein MKLIDFIRRATEPTGVPFKDQGRDFTGWDCWGLVVKAYRDCFEIALPGYEHISALSSQEAGELFQEHARSWEPILEGQERPGDVILLRHGHWPCHVGLIIKPGSMLHCDLDIDTCVAPYNSGLWKTRVIGRYRHIELARHN, encoded by the coding sequence ATGAAATTGATTGACTTTATCAGGCGAGCAACTGAACCCACGGGCGTCCCCTTCAAGGATCAGGGCCGGGATTTCACCGGCTGGGATTGCTGGGGCCTGGTGGTGAAGGCTTATCGCGATTGCTTTGAGATTGCTTTACCTGGGTATGAGCATATCTCGGCCCTCAGTTCCCAAGAGGCCGGGGAACTTTTTCAGGAACATGCCCGGTCCTGGGAGCCTATTCTGGAAGGCCAGGAACGCCCCGGTGACGTGATCTTACTCAGACATGGCCACTGGCCTTGCCATGTGGGATTAATCATTAAACCAGGGTCCATGCTGCACTGTGATTTGGATATAGACACCTGTGTTGCCCCTTACAATTCCGGGCTATGGAAAACAAGGGTTATCGGGAGATACCGTCATATCGAACTTGCCCGCCATAATTGA
- a CDS encoding DUF1833 family protein, giving the protein MSRDVSLAFIAAVNAQETAEAFIVLVTIREASLPNPIYLNTSGANVVSRGHIFLACPLQVTLGEDSDERLPQPKLVMDNIDRLVVAAIREAGAAGTAPVVDLELVKASDPDLVEVACTDFEMREITYNALTIEADLTLEGLFQEPACGYSFCPSYFPGLF; this is encoded by the coding sequence ATGAGCCGGGACGTATCCCTTGCCTTTATCGCCGCAGTAAACGCCCAGGAGACCGCCGAGGCCTTTATTGTCCTGGTGACCATCCGGGAAGCCAGCCTGCCAAACCCGATCTACCTGAACACCTCCGGGGCCAACGTCGTGAGCCGTGGCCATATTTTCCTGGCCTGCCCCTTACAGGTAACCCTGGGAGAGGACTCGGATGAGCGTCTGCCCCAGCCAAAGCTGGTCATGGACAACATCGACCGGCTGGTGGTGGCTGCGATCCGGGAGGCGGGGGCGGCGGGCACGGCGCCGGTAGTCGATCTGGAACTGGTGAAGGCATCCGACCCCGACCTGGTGGAAGTGGCCTGTACGGATTTCGAGATGCGGGAGATTACCTATAACGCCCTGACCATCGAGGCGGATTTGACCCTGGAGGGGTTATTCCAGGAACCGGCGTGCGGGTATTCATTTTGCCCGAGCTATTTTCCGGGGCTGTTTTGA